The following are encoded together in the Tripterygium wilfordii isolate XIE 37 chromosome 18, ASM1340144v1, whole genome shotgun sequence genome:
- the LOC119983402 gene encoding uncharacterized protein LOC119983402, translated as MADTSEVTNNQLLELMQAMREDMSTNKQQTDVRLESMSIDNAALREEVSQLRSQSTSQGHDPTSVRIPPFPRLEQTPPPRDPLPYPLSAQFVPGSTPGGYDTSTSRDLTGSPRGRLPQPPRFPAAPFAGPTIASVAQAAMAKQILELRGDIDKLTKAPPALAKINANCYTGSPFVDNIYQTDLSHKFNVPSMKLYNGTDDPEDHVAHYKLKMGAIAIPYGMHETCMCKGFGSTLTGPALRWYINLPNDSIASFEKLIETFMVQFSSSRKIHECSDDLYRLPQRVGESLHDFLSRFNAEKVSIPYCDPGTTIQALRSCLLPDGEFYEELTKCDVRSYEEALMKATVFVRWEEDARRKLVNPPKEEKREDKRPRKDQSTFGEPSSNWRSRKSGASDYAKNCPEYPFKIHQVEAVQVLKKMGKKVKWPPKKETEGWKDPKKWCEFHQDIGHTTPDCRGFRYEVDYLLKRGHLRELLSEHGRAIWEKRKVDDPEALPPPPPVTQTYCVISGGSEISGLSHTSAKKHEKEAANPPVRMARSLGTFTNQVMVFTDDEATQLLHPHHDALVLTLQVANINLKRILIDNGSSANVLFLAAYKGMGLDETLILRKSTALIGFNGEVSHSVGEVVLPIYAPGLNKQTRFSIVDSPSAYNAILGRPWLHAIRAVLSTYHQILRYPTNNGVREILGDQHSSRSCYKTTMRSKGESS; from the exons ATGGCTGATACCAGTGAAGTTACTAACAACCAGCTGTTGGAACTCATGCAAGCCATGAGAGAAGACATGTCAACGAACAAACAGCAGACGGATGTGCGGTTAGAATCAATGTCAATCGATAATGCAGCACTCCGTGAAGAGGTTTCGCAGCTGAGAAGCCAAAGCACTTCCCAAGGCCATGATCCTACTTCAGTCCGAATTCCACCTTTTCCTCGCCTTGAACAAACACCACCCCCTAGAGACCCTTTGCCTTATCCTTTAAGTGCCCAGTTTGTCCCCGGGAGCACCCCCGGGGGATATGATACCTCTACTTCGAGGG ATTTGACCGGTTCTCCAAGAGGTAGGCTTCCACAGCCACCGCGTTTTCCTGCTGCACCTTTCGCAGGACCCACTATCGCTTCAGTCGCCCAGGCGGCGATGGCCAAGCAGATTCTCGAACTGCGGGGAGATATAGATAAATTGACTAAAGCACCTCCTGCTTTGGCCAAAATTAATGCCAATTGCTATACGGGGTCACCGTTTGTGGACAATATATACCAAACGGATCTGTCGCACAAGTTCAACGTCCCGAGCATGAAGTTATATAATGGGACTGATGACCCCGAGGATCACGTGGCTCACTACAAGTTAAAGATGGGTGCTATCGCCATACCGTACGGCATGCACGAGACGTGCATGTGCAAAGGTTTTGGATCGACTCTTACCGGTCCGGCTCTGCGTTGGTACATCAACTTACCCAACGACAGTATTGCTTCTTTCGAGAAGCTAATCGAGACGTTCATGGTGCAATTCTCGAGTAGTCGAAAGATTCATGAGTGCTCTGATGATTTATACCGACTGCCCCAACGAGTGGGAGAATCCCTCCATGACTTCCTGTCAAGATTCAATGCGGAGAAAGTATCCATACCCTATTGTGACCCAGGAACAACTATTCAAGCGCTCCGGAGTTGTTTACTCCCAGATGGGGAGTTTTATGAAGAACTCACAAAATGTGATGTTAGGAGCTACGAAGAAGCTCTAATGAAAGCTACCGTATTTGTTCGGTGGGAGGAGGATGCGAGGAGAAAGCTAGTTAATCCTCCTAAGGAAGAGAAACGAGAGGACAAACGTCCTAGGAAGGATCAATCCACCTTTGGCGAGCCTAGCAGTAACTGGCGCTCCCGCAAGTCTGGAGCATCAGATTATGCAAAAAACTGTCCAGAGTACCCTTTTAAGATACACCAAGTCGAGGCTGTACAAGTCTTGAAGAAGATGGGCAAAAAGGTGAAGTGGCCGCCTAAGAAAGAGACTGAAGGATGGAAAGACCCCAAGAAGTGGTGTGAGTTTCATCAGGACATTGGCCACACTACTCCTGATTGCAGAGGCTTTAGATACGAAGTGGATTACCTGTTGAAAAGAGGTCACCTCAGAGAGTTGCTCTCTGAGCACGGTAGAGCAATTTGGGAAAAGAGGAAAGTCGATGACCCAGAAGCATTGCCACCGCCGCCACCAGTTACTCAAACTTACTGTGTGATTTCTGGGGGATCAGAGATCAGTGGATTGTCCCACACCTCTGCCAAGAAGCACGAGAAGGAAGCAGCAAACCCCCCCGTTAGAATGGCACGATCCCTGGGAACTTTCACTAACCAGGTGATGGTCTTCACGGACGATGAAGCTACCCAACTGTTACACCCGCACCATGATGCTCTGGTGCTCACGCTTCAGGTTGCAAACATTAACCTGAAGCGAATTTTAATTGACAATGGGAGTTCCGCCAACGTGTTGTTCTTGGCTGCCTACAAAGGAATGGGTCTAGATGAGACCTTGATATTACGAAAGTCAACGGCTCTTATCGGGTTCAATGGTGAGGTGAGCCACTCGGTGGGAGAAGTTGTGTTACCCATATATGCTCCAGGGTTGAACAAGCAGACTCGGTTTTCCATCGTAGATTCACCTTCTGCTTATAATGCTATTTTAGGACGACCTTGGTTGCATGCGATAAGGGCCGTACTTTCCACGTATCATCAAATCCTGCGCTATCCCACCAATAATGGCGTTAGGGAGATCTTGGGAGATCAACACTCTTCTAGGAGTTGTTATAAAaccaccatgaggagcaagggaGAATCCTCATAG
- the LOC119983881 gene encoding putative receptor-like protein kinase At3g47110: MESILFHLVALLLVQFMVISTAKVVTNITTDQYALLDFKAHITSDILAQYWSSSTPMCQWVGISCSARHGRVTALNLSNMTLQGTISPHLGNLSFLISLNISINNFHGPLPKELGKLPRLKRIIVNNNSFSGIIHHSLFNMSKLEIMDLSYNLIEGGIPFERGQLPSLKVLSVEGNKLSGSLPDDMYKSLPRLEKFSFANNTFVGSIPSSIGNLTKLKELYLSFNYLRGDILQELGNLIELEIVDMRNMGVGGPIPFFIFNTSSLRKTNLFRNHLVGSLPVDICHHIPLLQSLYLGDNKLTGGIPKSIENCTLLEKLRVDHNYLKEYGSEGIISTRCDVYAFGILLMEIFTRMKPTDEMFVGELNLKSWVKESLVHALTKVVDSNLLKREDKHFVAKLNCLSSVMELALACIEDSPEDRIIVSDALVMLKKIKNKMLKDIGAKCNTRSRMRRQS; the protein is encoded by the exons ATGGAGAGTATTCTTTTCCATTTGGTTGCACTGTTGTtg GTTCAGTTCATGGTGATTAGTACTGCTAAGGTTGTGACTAACATCACCACTGATCAATATGCTCTTCTTGATTTCAAAGCCCATATAACTTCTGACATCCTAGCACAATATTGGTCGAGCTCCACTCCCATGTGTCAATGGGTTGGCATCTCTTGCAGTGCACGCCATGGAAGGGTCACCGCCTTGAATCTTTCAAACATGACACTCCAAGGAACGATCTCTCCACACCTTGGAAATCTCTCCTTCCTAATCTCTCTAAACATCTCAATCAACAATTTCCATGGCCCTCTACCAAAGGAGTTGGGAAAGCTGCCCCGACTTAAGCGAATTATTGTTAATAATAATAGCTTCTCTGGGATCATCCATCATTCCCTGTTCAACATGTCAAAGCTGGAGATCATGGATTTAAGCTACAACCTTATTGAAGGGGGTATCCCATTTGAGAGAGGCCAACTTCCCAGCTTGAAAGTACTATCTGTGGAAGGCAACAAGCTTTCAGGATCTTTACCAGATGATATGTATAAAAGTCTTCCAAGACTAGAGAAGTTCTCATTTGCAAATAACACGTTTGTTGGATCCATACCAAGCAGCATCGGGAACCTGACTAAGCTCAAGGAGTTATATCTAAGTTTCAACTATTTAAGAG gtGACATTCTGCAAGAATTGGGTAATCTTATTGAATTGGAGATAGTTGACATGAGGAATATGGGAGTCGGAGGTCCAATTCCATTTTTTATCTTCAACACCTCTTCTCTGAGAAAGACCAATCTGTTTAGAAATCACTTAGTTGGGAGTCTTCCAGTGGATATATGCCACCATATTCCTCTCCTTCAGTCGCTTTATCTTGGTGACAACAAGCTTACAGGAGGAATACCCAAAAGTATTGAAAATTGTACTCTACTTGAGAAGTTACGAGTTGATCATAATTACTTGAAAG AGTATGGATCGGAGGGAATTATTTCTACTAGATGCGATGTCTATGCTTTTGGTATCCTACTGATGGAGATCTTCACGAGAATGAAGCCTACTGATGAAATGTTTGTTGGGGAATTGAATTTGAAAAGTTGGGTGAAAGAGTCACTAGTACATGCATTAACTAAAGTTGTTGATTCCAATTTGCTGAAGAGAGAGGACAAACATTTTGTTGCTAAATTGAATTGTCTGTCATCTGTTATGGAATTGGCTTTGGCTTGCATAGAAGATTCACCAGAAGATCGGATAATCGTGAGTGATGCTTTGGTTATGCTCAAAAAGATCAAGAACAAAATGTTGAAGGATATTGGAGCAAAGTGTAACACAAGAT CTAGAATGAGGAGGCAGTCATAG